A genomic segment from Alkalilimnicola ehrlichii MLHE-1 encodes:
- a CDS encoding zinc metalloprotease HtpX, producing MDTANLAYRKLQNLLAAALLLGGLTLLLGLMGWLLAGGAGLVWAVALALITSLAARSLPARLLLAHSGASPLPVRAAPELYQVLTELYRRAGLRHRPTLYYLPSPALNAFAVGHRDDGGIAVSSGLLRTLNLRELAGVLAHEVSHLRHNDTTVMAMADAMARLTFWAAVLGQVVLLLLLPWWLAGELPIPWLLFLAILFAPSASTLLQLALSRNREYAADMEAANLTGDPEGLMSALVKLERFNGGWLRSLFGRTPQLAPPWLRTHPPTEERIQRLQNLAHRRPAATPSELLGRPPFTLRVIPPATRPQRRYWLIRRRWP from the coding sequence ATGGACACCGCAAACCTGGCGTACCGCAAGCTACAGAATCTGCTCGCCGCCGCCCTGCTGTTAGGGGGTCTGACCCTGCTCCTGGGGCTGATGGGCTGGCTCCTGGCCGGCGGCGCCGGGTTGGTCTGGGCGGTGGCCCTGGCGCTGATCACCAGCCTCGCGGCGCGCAGCCTGCCCGCCCGGTTGCTGCTTGCCCACTCCGGTGCCTCGCCCTTGCCGGTGCGGGCGGCGCCGGAGCTCTACCAGGTGCTGACGGAGCTCTACCGACGGGCGGGGCTGCGCCACCGCCCCACGCTCTATTACCTGCCCTCTCCGGCCTTAAATGCCTTTGCGGTCGGTCACCGGGACGACGGCGGCATCGCCGTCAGCAGCGGTCTGCTGCGCACCTTGAACCTGCGCGAACTGGCCGGCGTACTGGCCCACGAGGTCAGCCACCTGCGGCACAACGACACCACGGTGATGGCCATGGCCGACGCCATGGCCCGGCTCACCTTCTGGGCGGCGGTGCTGGGCCAGGTGGTGCTGCTCCTGCTGTTGCCCTGGTGGCTGGCGGGCGAGCTGCCCATCCCCTGGCTGCTCTTCCTCGCCATTCTGTTCGCCCCCAGCGCCAGCACCCTGCTGCAACTGGCCCTGTCCCGGAACCGGGAGTACGCGGCGGACATGGAGGCGGCGAACCTCACCGGCGACCCCGAAGGGTTGATGTCGGCCCTGGTGAAGCTGGAACGGTTCAATGGGGGCTGGTTGCGCAGCCTCTTCGGGCGCACCCCGCAACTGGCCCCGCCATGGCTGCGCACCCACCCACCAACCGAGGAGCGCATCCAACGCCTGCAGAACCTGGCGCATCGGCGACCGGCGGCGACCCCGTCGGAGCTCTTGGGTCGGCCGCCGTTCACCCTGCGGGTCATCCCGCCGGCCACCCGCCCGCAGCGGCGCTACTGGCTGATCCGGCGGCGCTGGCCCTGA
- a CDS encoding 2-isopropylmalate synthase has product MSEKERLIIFDTTLRDGEQSPGASMTREEKVRIGRALERLKVDVIEAGFPAASEGDFESVRAVARAVRGSRICGLARAREDDIRRAGEALQEAEAGRIHTFLATSPIHMEKKLRMTPDEVVDAAVRAVKLARSLCDDVEFSPEDAGRSDPEFLCRVIEAVIDAGAGTVNIPDTVGYNLPEQFGGLIGRLRERVPNSDKAVFSVHCHNDLGVAVANSLAAVMNGARQVECTINGLGERAGNAALEEVVMAVRTRQDFFPCDTGIDAHEIVPASRLVANITGFQPQPNKAIVGANAFAHESGIHQDGVLKHRETYEIMRAEDVGWHTNRMVLGKHSGRNAFRARLKDLGIEFESEEQLNEAFQRFKGLADKKHEIFDEDLQALVTEANLELENERYRLLALRVCSETGETPEAIVTLAVDGHERRAVCPGSGPVDAAFKAIEELVGAADTELLLYSVSNITTGTDSQGEVTVRLERGGRIVNGQGSDTDIVIASAKAYLNALNKIDQGELRRHPQAADV; this is encoded by the coding sequence ATGAGCGAGAAAGAAAGACTCATCATCTTCGACACCACGTTGCGCGACGGCGAGCAGAGCCCCGGCGCCTCCATGACCCGCGAGGAGAAGGTGCGCATCGGCCGTGCCCTGGAGCGACTGAAGGTGGATGTCATCGAGGCCGGTTTCCCCGCCGCCAGCGAAGGCGACTTCGAGTCGGTCCGCGCCGTCGCCCGTGCGGTACGGGGCAGCCGTATCTGCGGCCTGGCGCGCGCCCGCGAGGACGATATCCGGCGGGCCGGTGAGGCGCTGCAGGAGGCCGAGGCCGGGCGTATCCACACCTTCCTGGCCACCTCGCCCATCCACATGGAGAAGAAGCTGCGGATGACCCCCGACGAGGTGGTGGATGCCGCCGTCCGGGCGGTGAAGCTGGCCCGCTCCCTTTGCGACGATGTGGAGTTCTCGCCGGAGGACGCCGGGCGTTCCGATCCGGAGTTCCTCTGCCGGGTCATTGAGGCGGTGATCGACGCTGGCGCCGGCACCGTGAACATCCCCGATACGGTGGGCTACAACCTGCCCGAGCAATTCGGCGGGTTGATCGGGCGGCTGCGCGAGCGGGTGCCCAACTCCGACAAGGCGGTCTTCTCGGTGCACTGCCACAACGATCTGGGGGTGGCGGTGGCCAACTCCCTGGCCGCGGTGATGAACGGGGCCCGACAGGTGGAGTGCACCATCAACGGCCTGGGCGAGCGGGCCGGCAACGCCGCACTGGAGGAGGTGGTCATGGCGGTGCGCACCCGGCAGGACTTCTTCCCCTGCGACACCGGGATCGATGCCCACGAGATCGTCCCTGCCAGCCGCCTGGTGGCCAATATCACCGGTTTCCAGCCCCAGCCGAACAAGGCCATCGTGGGCGCCAACGCCTTCGCCCACGAGTCGGGCATCCACCAGGACGGGGTGCTCAAGCACCGCGAGACCTACGAGATCATGCGCGCCGAGGACGTGGGCTGGCACACCAACCGCATGGTGCTGGGCAAGCACTCGGGCCGCAACGCCTTCCGCGCCCGGCTCAAGGATCTGGGCATCGAGTTTGAGTCGGAGGAGCAGCTTAACGAGGCCTTTCAGCGCTTCAAGGGGCTGGCGGACAAGAAGCACGAGATCTTCGACGAGGACCTGCAGGCGCTGGTCACCGAGGCCAACCTGGAGCTGGAGAACGAGCGTTACCGGCTGCTCGCGCTGCGGGTCTGCTCCGAGACCGGGGAGACCCCGGAGGCGATTGTCACCCTGGCGGTGGACGGCCACGAGCGCAGGGCGGTCTGTCCGGGCAGTGGTCCGGTAGATGCCGCCTTCAAGGCCATTGAGGAGCTGGTCGGGGCGGCGGATACCGAGCTGTTGCTCTACTCGGTGAGCAATATCACCACCGGGACCGACTCCCAGGGCGAGGTGACCGTGCGCCTGGAACGGGGTGGGCGGATCGTCAACGGGCAAGGCTCGGACACCGACATCGTCATCGCCTCGGCCAAGGCCTACCTGAACGCCCTGAACAAGATCGACCAGGGTGAGCTGCGGCGCCACCCGCAGGCGGCGGACGTTTAG
- a CDS encoding uracil-DNA glycosylase, which translates to MGDAGRDARRYQRLRQMGVDLYVPRPGAGPQVADAVPAGPDPVRDGAPEPGPAPADVVTAPPAAEPAAASEADPTSGDVARLNWAALEDRVAGCRLCGLCEGRRNTVFGVGSRQADLVLVGEGPGAEEDKRGEPFVGQAGRLLDRMLAAIGLDRSRVYICNVVKCRPPRNRDPRPEEVAACRPYLERQLTLLEPRLIVALGRVSAHQLLNVTTPLGRLRGGLHRYAPVDVPLLATYHPAYLLRNPADKARAWEDLKRIRRILAE; encoded by the coding sequence ATGGGCGACGCTGGCCGCGACGCCCGCCGGTACCAACGGCTGCGGCAGATGGGGGTTGATCTCTATGTGCCGCGGCCGGGGGCGGGGCCGCAGGTGGCGGATGCCGTTCCGGCCGGGCCGGACCCGGTGCGGGATGGGGCGCCAGAGCCCGGGCCGGCGCCGGCGGACGTGGTCACGGCGCCCCCCGCGGCGGAACCGGCCGCTGCCTCCGAGGCGGACCCCACCAGCGGTGACGTGGCGCGGCTGAACTGGGCCGCTCTGGAAGACCGGGTGGCCGGGTGCCGCCTGTGCGGGCTCTGTGAAGGGCGCCGTAACACCGTCTTCGGGGTGGGCAGTCGGCAGGCGGATCTGGTCCTGGTGGGCGAGGGGCCCGGGGCCGAGGAGGATAAGCGGGGCGAGCCCTTCGTGGGCCAGGCCGGGCGCCTGTTGGATCGCATGCTGGCCGCCATCGGCCTGGATCGCTCCCGGGTCTACATCTGCAACGTGGTGAAGTGCCGGCCGCCGCGCAATCGCGACCCGCGGCCCGAGGAGGTCGCGGCGTGCCGGCCTTATCTGGAACGTCAGCTCACCCTGCTGGAGCCACGCTTGATCGTCGCCCTGGGCCGGGTCTCCGCCCATCAGCTACTCAATGTCACCACGCCGCTGGGGCGGCTCCGGGGTGGGCTGCATCGCTATGCCCCGGTGGATGTCCCCTTGCTGGCCACCTATCATCCTGCTTACCTGTTACGTAACCCCGCGGACAAGGCGAGGGCCTGGGAGGATCTCAAGCGTATCCGCCGGATCCTGGCGGAATAG
- the rimI gene encoding ribosomal protein S18-alanine N-acetyltransferase translates to MIEADLPEVVQVEQRSYSWPWSYGIFRDCLRAGYPGWVYVRGGHIVGFVLISAVAGEGHILNLCVSPEVRREGVGQALLERVIADAPTFEVQELFLEVRPSNKGAQALYRSAGFERIGRRRGYYPATGGREDALVLARLIEGPGGGA, encoded by the coding sequence ATGATTGAGGCGGATCTCCCCGAAGTGGTGCAGGTGGAGCAGCGCTCCTATTCCTGGCCGTGGTCCTACGGCATCTTCCGCGACTGCCTGCGCGCCGGGTATCCCGGCTGGGTCTATGTGCGGGGCGGGCATATCGTGGGCTTCGTGCTGATCTCGGCGGTGGCCGGAGAGGGCCATATCCTGAACCTATGCGTCAGTCCGGAGGTGCGCCGGGAGGGGGTGGGGCAGGCGCTGCTGGAACGGGTGATCGCGGATGCCCCCACCTTCGAGGTGCAGGAGCTCTTCCTGGAGGTGCGACCCAGCAACAAGGGCGCCCAGGCTCTCTACCGCTCGGCGGGCTTCGAGCGAATCGGGCGACGCCGCGGCTATTACCCGGCTACCGGGGGGCGGGAGGATGCCCTGGTGCTGGCGCGGCTGATCGAGGGGCCGGGCGGTGGGGCGTGA
- a CDS encoding DUF2970 domain-containing protein, which yields MGWWQVLMSTLAAAFGVQTEQARRRDFTQGSPWLFIAAGVAFTLVFILVLVLIVRVVLASAGA from the coding sequence ATGGGCTGGTGGCAGGTCCTGATGAGCACCCTGGCGGCGGCCTTCGGGGTGCAGACCGAGCAGGCCCGGCGGCGCGATTTTACCCAGGGGAGCCCCTGGTTGTTCATCGCCGCCGGCGTGGCCTTCACGCTGGTCTTTATCCTGGTTCTGGTGCTGATCGTCCGGGTAGTGCTCGCCAGCGCCGGGGCTTGA
- a CDS encoding valine--tRNA ligase: MEKTYQPQAIEEKWYAYWEEHGHFAPSGEGEPYCIMIPPPNVTGTLHMGHAFQDTIMDALIRYQRMCGRNTLWQPGTDHAGIATQMVVERQLEAEGKSRFDLGREKFLERVWQWKAESGGTITRQLRRMGASVDWSRERFTMDEGLSRAVREVFVRLYEDGLIYRGKRLVNWDPVLHTAVSDLEVTSQEEQGHIWHMRYPISDGSGHVVVATTRPETMLGDTAVAVHPEDERFRHLVGKTVDLPLTGRQIPVIADDYVDPEFGSGCVKITPAHDFNDYAVGERHDLAKINILTPDAAINEHAPKAYQGLDRFEARKRIVADLDELGLLEKVEDHTLMVPRGDRSGAVLEPFLTDQWYVRAEPLARPAIEAVEAGRIRFIPGNWDRTYYEWMNNIQDWCISRQIWWGHRIPAWYDAEGHVYVGRTEEEVRARHNLGNVPLHQDEDVLDTWFSSALWPFSTLGWPDETEALRTFYPTSVLVTGFDIIFFWVARMIMMGLHFMDDVPFREIYIHGLVRDPDGQKMSKSKGNVLDPLDIIEGIELEELVAKRTSGLMQPQMAKRIEKATRKQFPDGIPAHGTDALRFTFASLATTGRDVVFDLGRAEGYRNFCNKIWNAARYVLMNTEGHDTGVAAEDVKLTVADRWIISQLQRTELRVREALDGYRLDLAAQAIHEFIWDEYCDWYLELSKPVLNQSDDPALLRGTRRTLVRVLEAVLRLTHPIMPFITEAVWQQIAPLAGKQGDSIMTQPYPVAEAGLVDNAAEADIAWIKQFVLGVRRIRGEMDLSPAKPLPVLLQNTAPEDRARLENYDAFLKTLARLESIEEVTGEAPESAIALVGDMQLLVPMAGLIDKDAELARLDKARQRLQKEVARLEGKLGNENFITKAPEAVVQKERDKLADQRSALEKIETQREKIARV, translated from the coding sequence ATGGAAAAGACCTACCAGCCGCAGGCCATCGAGGAAAAGTGGTACGCCTACTGGGAAGAGCACGGGCATTTCGCCCCCTCCGGCGAGGGTGAGCCCTACTGCATCATGATCCCGCCACCCAATGTGACGGGCACGCTGCACATGGGCCACGCCTTCCAGGACACCATCATGGATGCGCTGATCCGCTACCAGCGCATGTGCGGCCGCAACACCCTCTGGCAGCCCGGCACCGACCACGCCGGCATCGCCACCCAGATGGTGGTGGAGCGCCAGCTGGAGGCCGAGGGCAAGTCCCGCTTCGATCTGGGCCGCGAGAAGTTCCTCGAGCGGGTCTGGCAATGGAAGGCGGAATCCGGCGGCACCATCACCCGCCAGCTGCGGCGCATGGGGGCGTCGGTGGACTGGTCCCGCGAGCGCTTCACCATGGACGAGGGGCTGTCCCGTGCGGTGCGCGAGGTCTTCGTGCGGCTCTACGAGGACGGCCTGATCTACCGGGGCAAGCGGCTGGTCAACTGGGATCCGGTGCTGCACACCGCCGTCTCCGACCTGGAGGTCACCAGCCAGGAGGAACAGGGCCACATCTGGCACATGCGCTACCCGATCTCCGACGGCTCGGGCCACGTGGTGGTGGCCACCACCCGGCCGGAGACCATGCTCGGCGACACCGCCGTGGCGGTGCACCCGGAGGACGAGCGGTTCAGGCACCTGGTGGGCAAGACGGTGGACCTGCCGCTCACCGGCCGTCAGATCCCGGTGATCGCCGACGACTACGTGGACCCGGAATTCGGCTCCGGCTGCGTCAAGATCACCCCGGCCCACGACTTCAACGACTACGCCGTGGGCGAGCGCCACGACCTGGCGAAGATCAACATCCTCACCCCGGATGCCGCCATCAACGAGCACGCGCCCAAGGCCTACCAGGGGCTGGACCGGTTCGAGGCGCGCAAGCGCATCGTGGCCGACTTGGATGAACTGGGCCTGCTGGAGAAGGTGGAGGACCACACACTGATGGTGCCGCGCGGCGACCGCAGCGGCGCCGTGCTGGAGCCCTTCCTCACCGACCAGTGGTACGTCCGCGCCGAACCGCTGGCCCGGCCGGCCATCGAGGCGGTGGAAGCGGGCCGCATCCGGTTTATCCCCGGGAACTGGGACCGCACCTACTACGAGTGGATGAATAACATCCAGGACTGGTGCATCAGCCGCCAGATCTGGTGGGGGCACCGCATCCCCGCCTGGTACGACGCCGAAGGCCATGTCTACGTGGGCCGCACCGAGGAGGAGGTGCGCGCACGGCACAACCTGGGCAACGTGCCGCTGCACCAGGACGAGGACGTGCTGGACACCTGGTTCAGCTCCGCGCTCTGGCCCTTCTCCACCCTGGGCTGGCCCGACGAAACCGAGGCGCTACGCACCTTCTACCCCACCTCGGTGCTGGTCACCGGCTTCGACATCATCTTCTTCTGGGTCGCCCGGATGATCATGATGGGCCTGCACTTCATGGACGACGTGCCCTTCCGGGAGATCTACATCCACGGCCTGGTGCGCGACCCGGACGGGCAGAAGATGTCCAAGTCCAAGGGCAACGTCCTCGACCCGCTGGACATCATCGAGGGCATCGAGCTGGAAGAGCTGGTGGCCAAGCGCACCAGCGGGCTGATGCAGCCGCAGATGGCGAAGCGGATCGAAAAGGCCACCCGCAAGCAGTTCCCGGACGGCATCCCCGCCCACGGCACCGACGCCCTGCGCTTCACCTTCGCCTCACTGGCCACCACCGGCCGCGATGTGGTCTTCGACCTGGGCCGTGCTGAGGGCTACCGCAATTTCTGCAACAAGATCTGGAACGCGGCCCGCTACGTGCTGATGAACACCGAGGGCCACGACACCGGGGTGGCCGCCGAGGACGTGAAGCTCACAGTGGCCGACCGCTGGATCATCTCGCAGCTCCAACGCACCGAGCTGCGGGTGCGCGAGGCACTGGACGGTTACCGTCTGGACCTGGCCGCCCAGGCCATCCACGAGTTCATCTGGGACGAGTACTGCGACTGGTACCTGGAGCTGTCCAAGCCGGTGCTCAACCAGTCCGACGACCCGGCCCTGCTGCGCGGCACCCGCCGCACCCTGGTACGGGTGCTGGAGGCCGTCCTGCGGCTCACCCACCCGATCATGCCCTTCATCACCGAGGCCGTCTGGCAGCAAATCGCGCCGCTGGCGGGCAAGCAGGGCGACAGCATCATGACCCAGCCCTACCCGGTGGCCGAGGCCGGGCTGGTGGACAACGCCGCCGAGGCGGACATCGCCTGGATCAAGCAGTTCGTGCTGGGCGTGCGCCGCATCCGTGGCGAGATGGATCTGTCACCGGCCAAGCCACTACCGGTGCTGCTGCAGAACACCGCCCCCGAGGACCGCGCCCGGTTGGAGAACTACGACGCCTTCCTCAAGACCCTGGCCCGGCTGGAGTCCATCGAGGAGGTCACCGGCGAGGCGCCCGAATCCGCCATCGCCCTGGTGGGCGACATGCAGCTCCTGGTACCCATGGCCGGCCTGATCGACAAGGACGCCGAGCTGGCCCGCCTGGACAAGGCCCGCCAGCGCCTGCAAAAGGAGGTGGCGCGCCTGGAGGGCAAACTGGGCAACGAGAACTTCATCACCAAGGCGCCGGAGGCGGTGGTCCAGAAGGAGCGCGACAAACTCGCCGACCAGCGCTCCGCCCTGGAGAAGATCGAGACCCAGCGCGAGAAGATCGCCCGGGTCTGA
- a CDS encoding GNAT family N-acetyltransferase, which yields MTQRVAKSLQEREVQAKDGQRYLLRPIRPSDAPSLMRGYQALSPQERWFRMLHAVPELSEDAARAFCNPDLARDFCLVLEGQDGLAGEIVGGARITGEANGRDCEFSVSLRPEVRGLGLAQAALRMALQAAAEAGYERVYGTIARDNRGMIHLAVLLGFNIRQDPDDPAFVIAEKAL from the coding sequence ATGACCCAACGCGTAGCAAAGTCACTGCAAGAACGGGAGGTGCAAGCCAAGGACGGACAACGTTATCTCCTGCGGCCCATCCGCCCCAGCGACGCCCCATCGCTGATGCGCGGCTACCAGGCCCTGTCGCCCCAGGAGCGTTGGTTCCGCATGCTGCATGCCGTGCCGGAATTGAGCGAGGACGCGGCACGGGCCTTCTGCAACCCGGACCTGGCGCGGGATTTCTGCCTGGTGCTGGAGGGGCAGGACGGTCTGGCCGGGGAGATCGTGGGCGGCGCCCGCATCACCGGAGAGGCCAATGGCCGTGACTGCGAGTTCTCAGTCTCGCTGCGCCCCGAGGTCCGTGGCCTGGGCCTGGCCCAGGCGGCCCTGCGCATGGCCCTGCAGGCGGCGGCAGAGGCCGGTTATGAACGGGTTTATGGCACCATCGCCCGCGACAACCGGGGCATGATCCATCTGGCCGTGCTACTGGGCTTCAACATCCGACAGGATCCGGACGACCCCGCCTTCGTGATCGCGGAAAAGGCCCTTTGA
- a CDS encoding DNA polymerase III subunit chi, protein MSGQPQPLVRFYVLNRATDPVQRERFACELVAKGLEHGVRHIHIQVHDPQQARRLDTLLWTFRKESFIPHAVQAEAEDEPVVIGDRPEPRPDALLINLAADIPPEWTAFGRVFEVVVQDPEILHTTRSHFRTYQQAGVTPEKHDVR, encoded by the coding sequence GTGAGTGGGCAGCCGCAACCGCTGGTGCGCTTCTACGTGCTGAACCGCGCCACCGACCCGGTTCAGCGGGAGCGCTTTGCCTGTGAGCTGGTGGCCAAGGGGCTCGAGCACGGCGTCCGGCATATCCATATCCAGGTGCATGACCCGCAGCAGGCCCGCCGGCTGGACACCCTGCTGTGGACCTTCCGCAAGGAGAGCTTCATCCCCCACGCGGTGCAGGCGGAGGCCGAGGATGAGCCGGTGGTGATCGGCGACCGGCCCGAGCCGCGGCCCGACGCCCTGCTGATCAACCTGGCCGCGGACATCCCGCCGGAGTGGACGGCATTCGGCCGTGTGTTCGAGGTGGTGGTGCAGGATCCGGAGATTCTGCACACCACCCGCAGCCACTTCCGCACCTACCAGCAGGCCGGTGTCACGCCGGAAAAGCATGACGTGCGCTGA
- a CDS encoding leucyl aminopeptidase — MDHTVKSKTADTVSSPCAVVGVFERRRLSPAAKAVDEASGGAITAALKRGDIEAKPGQTRLLTDLDNVKAARVLLVGLGVERDLDERTYRKAVTAAAQAAQDCGAGEATFYLPEVEVKTRDLAWRVQQLAIGVTGALYRFDDMKSEAETPRKPLKKLALGVADKAEAKVADEALAQGMAVGRGMSLARDLGNLPGNVCTPSYLADQAKALGKRFDKLKVQSLDRKDMKKLGMGALLAVAQGSQEEPRLIAMEWNGGKKDEQPYVLVGKGITFDTGGISLKPGAAMDEMKFDMCGAASVFGTLQAVAEMNLPINVVGVVPASDNMPDGKATRPGDIIQTLSGQTVEVLNTDAEGRLVLCDALTWSERFKPKEIVDIATLTGACIIALGHHRSAVLGNHPPLVKALQDAGETSGDKCWELPLDPEYDEQLKSNFADMANIGGRPAGTITAASFLARFTKRYQWAHLDIAGTAWLTGEQKGATGRPVPLLTRYLMDRAGA; from the coding sequence ATGGACCACACCGTCAAGAGCAAGACCGCCGATACCGTCAGCAGCCCCTGCGCCGTGGTGGGCGTGTTCGAGCGCCGCCGCCTGTCCCCTGCCGCCAAGGCCGTGGACGAGGCCAGCGGCGGCGCCATAACCGCGGCCCTGAAGCGGGGCGATATCGAGGCCAAGCCCGGTCAGACCCGCCTGCTCACCGATCTGGACAACGTCAAGGCCGCCCGGGTTCTGCTGGTGGGCCTGGGCGTGGAGCGCGACCTGGACGAGCGCACCTACCGCAAGGCCGTCACCGCCGCCGCCCAGGCGGCGCAGGACTGCGGCGCCGGTGAGGCGACCTTCTACCTGCCGGAGGTCGAGGTGAAGACCCGCGACCTGGCCTGGCGGGTCCAGCAGCTCGCCATCGGCGTGACCGGCGCCCTCTACCGCTTCGACGACATGAAGAGCGAGGCGGAAACGCCCAGGAAGCCGCTGAAGAAGCTCGCCCTGGGGGTGGCGGACAAGGCCGAGGCCAAAGTCGCCGATGAGGCCCTGGCGCAGGGGATGGCGGTCGGCCGGGGCATGAGCCTGGCCCGCGACCTCGGCAACCTGCCCGGTAACGTCTGCACCCCCAGCTACCTGGCCGACCAGGCCAAGGCGCTGGGCAAGCGGTTCGACAAACTCAAGGTGCAGAGCCTGGACCGCAAGGACATGAAGAAGCTGGGCATGGGCGCGCTGCTGGCGGTGGCCCAGGGCAGCCAGGAGGAGCCGCGCCTGATCGCCATGGAGTGGAACGGCGGCAAGAAGGACGAGCAGCCCTACGTGCTGGTGGGCAAGGGGATCACCTTCGACACCGGCGGCATCTCCCTGAAACCCGGGGCGGCCATGGACGAGATGAAGTTCGACATGTGCGGCGCCGCCAGCGTGTTCGGCACCCTGCAGGCGGTGGCCGAGATGAACCTGCCCATCAACGTGGTGGGCGTGGTGCCGGCCAGCGACAACATGCCCGACGGCAAGGCCACCCGCCCGGGGGACATTATCCAGACCCTGTCCGGGCAGACAGTGGAGGTGCTCAACACCGACGCCGAGGGCCGGCTGGTGCTGTGCGACGCCCTTACCTGGTCCGAGCGCTTCAAGCCCAAGGAGATCGTCGACATCGCCACCCTCACCGGGGCCTGCATCATCGCCCTGGGTCACCACCGGAGTGCGGTGCTGGGCAACCATCCGCCCCTGGTCAAGGCCCTGCAGGATGCCGGTGAGACCAGCGGCGACAAATGCTGGGAACTGCCCCTGGACCCGGAGTACGACGAGCAGCTCAAGAGCAACTTCGCCGACATGGCCAACATCGGTGGGCGACCGGCCGGCACCATCACCGCCGCCAGCTTCCTGGCCCGCTTCACCAAGCGCTACCAGTGGGCCCACCTGGATATCGCCGGCACCGCCTGGCTCACCGGTGAGCAGAAAGGCGCCACCGGCCGGCCGGTGCCGCTGCTCACCCGGTACCTCATGGACCGGGCCGGGGCCTGA
- the lptF gene encoding LPS export ABC transporter permease LptF: protein MSPIRIPVVDRYLVREVLFAWLAVLLVLFAVLATNRLIGYLGDAAGGELPGGVILTLLGLQTVRYLGMILPASFFLGIVLAFGRLYRDSEMAVMSACGIGPWRQFRALLWLALPLAGLVGLLSLYWGPAATQKAEQVQAEAEAQVEFAALQAGRFLQARGATEGTLYLERLSEDQREMEDVFIRAGGTADRVVLAARRGVQEKDPETGDRYLVLLDGWRYDGRPGAADWRVTRFERHGVLVAEGSEEVAVRLRRNAQPTAELWGSDHPADRAEVQWRLAMPAMTLLLALLAVPLSKSAPRDGRYGRLLSAVLVYVGYFQFLTVGQDWLETGQVPAALGLWWLHGAVLAVGVLGLLWRFDLLPARGGHKGRAP, encoded by the coding sequence TTGTCGCCCATCCGCATTCCCGTCGTCGATCGCTACCTGGTGCGCGAGGTGTTGTTCGCCTGGCTGGCGGTGCTGTTGGTGCTGTTCGCGGTGCTGGCGACCAACCGGCTGATCGGCTATCTGGGCGATGCCGCCGGTGGCGAACTGCCCGGTGGGGTCATCCTCACCCTGCTGGGCCTGCAGACGGTTCGCTATCTGGGCATGATTCTGCCCGCCAGCTTCTTTCTGGGCATCGTCCTCGCCTTTGGCCGGCTCTACCGGGACAGCGAGATGGCGGTGATGTCCGCCTGCGGGATCGGGCCCTGGCGGCAGTTTCGCGCGCTGCTCTGGTTGGCCCTGCCGCTGGCAGGGCTGGTGGGGCTGCTGTCGCTGTACTGGGGGCCGGCGGCGACCCAGAAGGCGGAGCAGGTGCAGGCCGAGGCGGAGGCCCAGGTGGAGTTCGCCGCCCTGCAGGCCGGCCGTTTCCTGCAGGCGCGCGGGGCCACCGAAGGAACGCTCTACCTGGAACGGCTCAGCGAAGACCAGCGCGAGATGGAGGACGTCTTCATCCGCGCCGGTGGCACCGCGGACCGGGTGGTCCTGGCGGCCCGGCGCGGGGTACAGGAGAAGGACCCGGAGACCGGTGACCGCTACCTGGTGCTGCTGGATGGCTGGCGTTACGACGGCCGACCGGGCGCTGCGGACTGGCGGGTGACCCGCTTCGAGCGCCACGGGGTCCTGGTGGCGGAGGGTTCGGAGGAGGTGGCCGTGCGCCTGCGCCGCAATGCTCAGCCCACCGCCGAGCTGTGGGGTTCCGACCATCCGGCCGACCGGGCCGAGGTGCAATGGCGGCTGGCGATGCCGGCCATGACCCTCCTGCTGGCGCTGCTGGCGGTGCCGCTCAGCAAGAGCGCGCCGCGGGACGGGCGTTACGGGCGCCTGCTCTCTGCCGTGTTGGTCTATGTGGGCTATTTCCAGTTTCTGACCGTGGGCCAGGATTGGCTGGAGACGGGCCAGGTCCCGGCTGCCCTTGGGCTCTGGTGGTTGCATGGGGCGGTGCTGGCCGTGGGCGTGCTGGGCCTGCTCTGGCGCTTCGACCTGCTGCCCGCGCGTGGCGGGCACAAGGGGCGGGCACCATGA